One Phragmites australis chromosome 23, lpPhrAust1.1, whole genome shotgun sequence DNA window includes the following coding sequences:
- the LOC133905776 gene encoding LRR receptor-like serine/threonine-protein kinase FEI 1 has translation MDKNDKRSKHSSRHGAQAVGLRAAIVAMAALLCSTASTALTLDGEALLQLKLAFNATTQRLTSWRPTDPNPCGWEGISCSVPDLRVQSINLPYMQLGGIISPSIGKLDKLQRLALHQNSLHGPIPAEIKNCIELRAIYLRANYLQGAIPSEIGQLVHLTILDLSSNLLRGTIPASIGSLTHLRFLNLSTNFFSGVIPNVGVLGTFKSSSFVGNLELCGLPIQKACHGTLGFPAVLPHSDPLSSSGVSPINNNKTSHFLNGIVIGSMSTLALALIAILGFLWICLLSRKKNIGGNYVKMDKRTVPDGAKLVTYQWNLPYSSSEIIRRLELLDEEDAVGCGGFGTVYKMLMDDGTAFAVKRIDLNREGRDRTFEKELEILGSIRHINLVNLRGYCRLPTAKLLVYDFVELGSLDCYLHGDAQEDQPLNWNARMKIALGSARGLAYLHHDCSPGIVHRDIKASNILLDRSLEPRVSDFGLARLLVDNAAHVTTVVAGTFGYLAPEYLQNGHATEKSDVYSFGVLLLELVTGKRPTDSCFIKKGLNIVGWLNTLTGEHRLEDIIDERCGDVEVEAVEAILDIAAMCTDADPGQRPSMSAVLKMLEEEILSPCMSELCYEQHLEL, from the exons ATGGACAAGAATGACAAGAGGAGCAAGCACAGCAGCCGCCATGGGGCGCAAGCTGTGGGCCTGCGCGCCGCCATCGTCGCCATGGCCGCACTCCTCTGCTCCACGGCCTCCACGGCCCTCACCCTGGACG GCGAGGCGTTGCTTCAGCTCAAGCTGGCCTTCAACGCCACCACCCAGAGGCTCACCAGTTGGAGGCCGACCGACCCAAACCCCTGCGGCTGGGAGGGCATCTCCTGCTCCGTCCCCGACCTCAGGGTCCAATCCAT AAATCTTCCTTACATGCAGCTTGGAGGCATTATTTCACCTAGCATTGGGAAGCTCGACAAGCTGCAGAGACT AGCTCTGCACCAGAACAGCTTGCACGGTCCAATCCCTGCAGAGATCAAGAACTGCATAGAGCTCAGGGCAAT TTATCTGAGAGCTAACTACCTGCAAGGAGCTATCCCTTCAGAGATTGGCCAGCTCGTTCACCTCACAATCCT GGACTTGTCGAGCAACCTATTGAGGGGCACGATACCGGCGTCGATTGGAAGCCTTACTCACCTTCGCTTTCT GAATCTGTCCACCAATTTCTTCTCCGGAGTGATCCCGAATGTTGGTGTCCTCGGAACATTCAAAAGCAGCTC GTTTGTCGGAAATCTGGAACTTTGTGGTCTGCCCATCCAGAAAGCTTGCCATGGAACCTTGGGGTTTCCTGCTGTGCTGCCGCATTCCGATCCCCTCTCCTCATCTG GTGTTTCTCCGATCAACAACAATAAAACATCGCACTTTCTGAATGGCATTGTGATCGGTTCAATGTCAACCTTGGCTCTTGCCTTGATCGCCATACTCGGCTTCCTATGGATTTGCTTGTTGTCCAGGAAGAAGAACATTGGTGGAAATTATGTAAAAATGGATAAGCGAACTGTTCCTGATG GTGCAAAGCTTGTGACATACCAGTGGAACCTTCCATATTCATCAAGTGAGATCATTAGAAGGCTGGAGCTGCTTGATGAAGAGGATGCGGTTGGCTGTGGTGGGTTTGGTACAGTGTACAAGATGTTGATGGATGATGGCACAGCATTTGCCGTAAAGAGGATTGACCTCAACCGCGAAGGGCGTGACAGGACCTTCGAGAAGGAGCTTGAGATTCTGGGAAGCATCAGGCACATCAACCTTGTCAACCTGCGAGGCTACTGCCGTCTCCCAACAGCCAAGCTACTCGTATATGATTTTGTGGAGCTGGGCAGCTTGGATTGCTACCTTCATG GAGATGCACAGGAGGACCAGCCATTGAACTGGAATGCAAGAATGAAAATCGCTCTGGGCTCCGCTCGAGGTCTGGCATATTTGCACCATGATTGCTCACCTGGGATTGTGCACAGGGACATCAAAGCCAGTAATATCCTTCTGGATAGGAGCCTGGAGCCTCGTGTATCTGATTTTGGCCTTGCAAGACTGCTTGTAGACAATGCTGCTCATGTTACCACTGTTGTGGCAGGCACCTTTGGATACCTGGCACCAG AATACTTGCAAAATGGGCATGCTACTGAGAAATCAGACGTGTATAGCTTTGGAGTGCTTTTGCTGGAGCTGGTGACTGGAAAGAGGCCAACTGATTCATGCTTCATCAAGAAGGGACTGAACATTGTTGGCTGG CTGAACACGCTAACGGGGGAACACCGGTTGGAGGACATCATTGACGAGAGATGCGGCGACGTGGAAGTGGAAGCAGTCGAGGCTATCCTGGACATCGCTGCAATGTGCACCGATGCAGACCCAGGCCAGCGGCCATCGATGAGCGCTGTCCTGAAGATGCTGGAGGAGGAGATCCTGTCTCCCTGCATGAGCGAGCTGTGCTACGAGCAGCACCTGGAGCTCTGA
- the LOC133906762 gene encoding protein NRT1/ PTR FAMILY 2.11-like: protein MDANNRPQEEHKPYAAAAAMDDTTTSDKKKHQMADDNGGKPEEKYSGWKAMPYVIGNETFEKLGTIGTTANLLVYLTTVYGMKSAYAATLLNLWGGTVNLAPLLGAFLSDTYLGRYATIAFASVASFLGMLLLTLTAAVPSLHPHHTGPSAAQLAVLLVSFALLAVGAGGIRPCNLAFGADQFDPRTPAGRRGIASFFNWYYFTFTIAMMISATVIIYLQSNVSWPLGLAVPGALMGLSCALFFMGTRLYVRVRPEGSPFTSFAQVIVAALRKRRLPAPASPGELFDPPHRSSLVTKIAYTDQFLCLDKAAVLTPEDELTPVNPWRLCTLQQVEEVKCLARLIPVWSSGIVYYIVLTNLGNYAVLQAMQTDRRIGRSGFKVPAGSFVVFSMMALTVWIPVYDRLVVPAVQRLTKREGGITQLQRIGIGIALSIATMLLSAAVERRRRRVGDTMSCFMLVPQQLLAGLSEAFAVIGQVDFYYKQFPENMRSVAGALLFLGFAIGSYTSGLMVTVVHQTTGGRGGRPDWLAQDLNQGRVDLYYLLIAGMSAVNLVYFVACARWYRFKKLDAAVAVVELEGNDSLKANAAGPPV, encoded by the exons ATGGACGCCAACAATAGGCCGCAGGAGGAGCACAAGCCatacgccgccgccgccgccatggatgACACTACTACTAGCGACAAGAAGAAGCACCAGATGGCCGATGACAACGGCGGCAAGCCCGAGGAGAAGTACAGCGGATGGAAGGCCATGCCCTACGTCATAG GGAACGAGACTTTCGAGAAGCTCGGCACCATCGGCACGACGGCGAACCTGCTGGTGTACCTCACGACGGTGTACGGCATGAAGAGCGCCTACGCCGCCACCCTCCTCAACCTCTGGGGCGGCACCGTCAACCTCGCCCCGCTCCTCGGCGCCTTCCTCAGCGACACCTACCTCGGCCGCTACGCCACCATCGCCTTCGCCTCCGTCGCCTCCTTCCTCGGCATGCTCCTCCTCACCCTCACCGCCGCCGTCCCCTCCCTCCACCCGCACCACACAGGCCCCTCCGCCGCCCAGCTAGCCGTCCTCCTCGTCTCCTTCGCGCTCCTCGCCGTCGGCGCTGGCGGCATCCGACCCTGCAACCTCGCCTTCGGCGCCGACCAGTTCGACCCGCGCACCCCTGCCGGGCGCCGCGGCATCGCCAGCTTCTTCAACTGGTACTACTTCACCTTCACCATCGCCATGATGATCTCCGCCACGGTCATCATCTACCTCCAGAGCAACGTCAGCTGGCCGCTCGGTCTCGCCGTCCCCGGCGCGCTCATGGGCCTCTCCTGCGCGCTCTTCTTCATGGGCACGCGCCTATACGTCCGCGTCCGCCCCGAGGGCAGTCCCTTTACCAGTTTCGCCCAGGTCATCGTCGCCGCGCTCCGCaagcgccgcctccccgcgcccgCGTCCCCCGGAGAGCTCTTCGACCCGCCGCACCGGAGCAGCCTCGTCACCAAGATCGCCTACACGGACCAGTTCCTCTGCCTCGACAAGGCCGCCGTGCTGACCCCCGAGGACGAGCTCACGCCGGTGAACCCGTGGCGCCTCTGCACGCTGCAGCAGGTGGAAGAGGTCAAGTGCCTGGCGCGCCTCATCCCCGTGTGGTCGTCGGGGATCGTCTACTACATCGTGCTCACCAACCTGGGCAACTACGCCGTGCTCCAGGCCATGCAGACGGACCGCCGGATCGGCCGGTCGGGGTTCAAGGTGCCCGCTGGCTCCTTCGTCGTGTTCAGCATGATGGCGCTCACCGTGTGGATCCCCGTGTACGACCGCCTCGTGGTGCCGGCAGTGCAGCGGCTCACCAAGCGCGAGGGCGGCATCACCCAGCTGCAACGGATCGGCATTGGCATCGCGCTGTCCATCGCCACCATGCTCTTGTCGGCGGCggtggagcggcggcggcgcagggtGGGGGACACCATGTCGTGCTTCATGCTGGTGCCGCAGCAGCTGCTGGCCGGCCTATCGGAGGCGTTCGCGGTGATTGGGCAGGTGGACTTCTACTACAAGCAGTTCCCGGAGAACATGCGCAGCGTCGCCGGCGCGCTGCTCTTCCTCGGCTTCGCGATCGGCAGCTACACCAGCGGGCTCATGGTCACCGTCGTGCACCAGACGACGGGCGGGCGCGGTGGGCGGCCGGACTGGCTGGCACAGGACCTGAACCAGGGGCGCGTCGACCTCTACTACCTGCTCATCGCAGGCATGTCTGCGGTCAACCTGGTGTACTTCGTCGCGTGCGCGCGCTGGTACAGGTTCAAGAAGTTGGACGCCGCCGTTGCCGTCGTCGAGCTGGAGGGAAACGACAGCCTAAAGGCCAACGCCGCAGGGCCTCCGGTATGA